From Leptospira yasudae:
GTCTGGCTTTTTTATTTGGAGCTGGGAGACGGAACCGCAAAAACGCCTTCTATTCCGAAACATCTCACTCCTTTCCACTTCCCCAAAAAAACATGTAAGCCGTTATAACACCGGTCGACGAAGACTCTTTAAGCTCGTAAACTCGAAGTTGCATGAAACGAACGGAAAAAAATCAGGTTATCCTCATAACGGGTGCGAGCGAAGGAATCGGAAGAGAGCTTTCTCTTTTATACGCGAAACGGAAAGCCAAACTCGTTCTCGCATCCCGCAACCAAAACGCGCTTGAAGATTTGGCGTCCGAGAGCGAACGAATGGGCGCACAAGCGCTTGCGGTTCAAACGGACGTATCTTCCGCAGAGGATTGTAAGAACGCAATGGAACGAGCCGTAGAACGATTCGGAAGAATCGACATTCTAATCAATAGCGCCGGAATTTCCATGAGCGCTTCGTTCGATTCTTTGCAGGATCTATCTGTATTTCAAAAACTCATGGCCGTAAATTATCTCGGAGTGGTTCATACTTCTTATTACGCGTTGCCTTATTTGAAGAAGAGTCAAGGGATGATCGTAAACATCTCTTCCTTACAAGGGAAAACTGGCTTTCCAAGATCCACGGGATATTCGGCTTCCAAGTTCGCCGTTCAAGGTTTCAGCGATTCGTTACGAATCGAATTGATGGGAAGCGGAGTCGACGTACTCGTAGTTTCTCCCGGACCGATTTCCACCAAAATGAATTTTAGAAAATTCGACGCAAACGGAATCATCGTTCAGGAAGAGGATCCGAAAGAAGGAAGGAGAAATATCATGTCACCGGGAGAATGCGCGAGTTTGGTCGCGAAATCGATCTCCAAGCGGGAACGGGAATTGATTATGACTTTCGGAGGAAAACTGATTCCTTGGGTCAGACTTTTTTCACCGGCCTTCGTGGATAGAATGATCGCGAATGCGGTGAAACGATTTTATTCCGATAAATAACCCTCGATCGATTTGCTTATGACATTATAAAAATGGAATAAACGGTTCGTGCGGAAGTATGAATCTATAATTGCGGAACGTTTATTCTCTTTCCTGTTGAGTTTGTTCCCGGCGAGAATAGGAGCGCGAAAATAGCTTTACCTTTTACGTGTTTCGATTGAATCGTAGCAAGTGCGTAACGATGAAATTCTTACGTAAAATATTATATTTTTATAAAATAAAAATCAATGGGAGAATTACATGGCGATCGATTCACAGAAAGTGGAACAGCTTGTCGGAAAGTTGTTCGGCGAGATTTCGGCCGGTTACAGCGGAGCGCTGGTCCTGATCGGCGATGCGTTGGGTTATTATAAGGAACTCGCAAAAGGTCCGCTCACTTCCTCCGAACTTGCGGAGAAAACGAAGACGACGGAGCGTTATGCCCGCGAATGGTTGTCTGCGCAGGCGGCGGCGGATTATCTGCAATACGATCCGGCGCAAAAAAAATTCTCCATATCGCCGGAACAAGATATGATCTTTAACAATGAGGATAGCCCTGCATATTTGATGGGCGGTTTTTACGCCGTTTCCGCGGCTTATTCGGCCGTTCCCAAATTGATCGACGCTTTCAAGACCGGCAAAGGCGTTCCTTGGGGAGAACAACACGAACATATCTTCTGCGCGACCGCCAAATTTTTTCGTCCCACGTATCTTTCTCAGCTATTACAATCTTGGATTCCTGCGCTTGAAGGAGGCATAGAGGAGAAGTTGAGAAAAGGCGCGAAGGTTGCGGACGTCGGTTGCGGTTTCGGGACTTCGACCGTTATCTTAGCCAAGGAATTTCCGAATTCCCATTTTTACGGTTTTGACGCACATTCTCCTTCCATCGAAAAGGCGCGTGACGCGGCGCGTCAAGCGGGTTTGAAAAACGTCACCTTCGAGGTCGCTACGGCGAAGAATTATCCGGCAAACGATTACGATTTAGTGGCTATGTTCGATTGTCTTCATGATATGGGAGATCCGGTAGGCGCCGCGGCTCATGCACGTAAGGTTTTAAACAAGGACGGCAGCGTGATTATCGTCGAGCCGTTTGCCCACGATCATCTTGAACAGAACCTGAATCCGATCGGTCGCATCTATTATTCGGCGTCGACCATGTTTTGTACGCCTAGTTCTTTGAGTCAGGAGGTGGCTTTGGGACTAGGAGCACAAGCGGGCGAAGCGCGCATGCGCGACGTAGTCACGAAAGGCGGATTCACTCGTTTTCGTCGCGCGGCGGAATCCCCCTTCAATATCGTTTACGAAGCGCGGGTTTGATCACGATTGCGATGACATCCGGTCTTTGGCCGGTTGGCGCGGCGCCCGTATGTTCCCCGTTCGGGCGCGGGCCGCGTGTTTCTTAGAAATTCAGCGGTTATAGATCCAATCCGGCGGAATCCCCAAACGAAACGCGTCGCCCAAAACGAAAATTCCGTTTTGCATTCTCCATTCTTCCACTTTCTTCAGCGTCTCCGCCTTTACTTCTTTGTTGAAAGCGGCCGCGACTTGATCGAGATACCAATCCCCGTTGATATGAAAGAGAGACAACGTGCATCGTTCCGGAAAGAATATTCTATAAATATAATATTTTCCTTCTAAGATGCGGGTATCGTAGCTGAAGATACAATTGTGTTGGATTCTGGATTCGAGGAATAATTCCTTTCTCGAGTCGATCGGTTCTATCCAATCTTCTTTTTCCATAGGGGGAGCAGGATACGGTTGATCGGGTCCGTTGAACTCGTTCTTCTGAATCTTGCGGATCATTTCCTGTTCGAGACCGAGCAGATGTTCGAGCGATCGAATCTTCCACTGGGGAGAAAAACGTTTCACTTCTTCATAGAGTTGGAACGCGCCTTCGTAATCTTCTTTTTTGAAATTTGAATCCGAAAATCGAATCGAAAGATCCTTTAAAAACAAGGATTCCCATTTTTCGTTCCAGCCCTTCGACAACGCATAGTTGAAAAATTGAAGGATGAATTCGTTGATGATCGGAAGGTGATGAAACGCCTTTTGAAAAACCGGAATCGAATACAGGTTTTGAAACGGCTTTAAATATCCTTTGAGAACGGCCGATTCGGTGATTCTTCCTAAAACCCGCAAAGAACTCGGATGAAAACCCCAATACGCCGCGACTTCTTTTTGTTTTCGAAAGGGAAGTCTTTCTCGGATCTCCTCAAAGTCTTTCGGCACGACGGTAAGGATCGATTCGGGATTTTTGATACAGAATTCCAACGCAAAAATCATTCGTTCTGCATTCTAACCTATTCTTTTAGATCGTCCTTTCTTTTTCTTTGTTTTGGAGAATTTCGAAAAAATCGAAATCCGATCCGTTGCTTAAAAGCGAACAACAGAAGCGGACGGATTTTTTGTTCGGATTCGTCGAAAACGGTGCGTGTCGCTGCGTTACAACGGGAAAAAACGCGCTTGCTTCCGTGCGATGCTTGAACGCAATTCTATATGTTATCGTTTTCAAAGAGGATGTCTTTATGAGTTTTTCG
This genomic window contains:
- a CDS encoding SDR family oxidoreductase; this translates as MKRTEKNQVILITGASEGIGRELSLLYAKRKAKLVLASRNQNALEDLASESERMGAQALAVQTDVSSAEDCKNAMERAVERFGRIDILINSAGISMSASFDSLQDLSVFQKLMAVNYLGVVHTSYYALPYLKKSQGMIVNISSLQGKTGFPRSTGYSASKFAVQGFSDSLRIELMGSGVDVLVVSPGPISTKMNFRKFDANGIIVQEEDPKEGRRNIMSPGECASLVAKSISKRERELIMTFGGKLIPWVRLFSPAFVDRMIANAVKRFYSDK
- a CDS encoding PcfJ domain-containing protein; amino-acid sequence: MIFALEFCIKNPESILTVVPKDFEEIRERLPFRKQKEVAAYWGFHPSSLRVLGRITESAVLKGYLKPFQNLYSIPVFQKAFHHLPIINEFILQFFNYALSKGWNEKWESLFLKDLSIRFSDSNFKKEDYEGAFQLYEEVKRFSPQWKIRSLEHLLGLEQEMIRKIQKNEFNGPDQPYPAPPMEKEDWIEPIDSRKELFLESRIQHNCIFSYDTRILEGKYYIYRIFFPERCTLSLFHINGDWYLDQVAAAFNKEVKAETLKKVEEWRMQNGIFVLGDAFRLGIPPDWIYNR
- a CDS encoding class I SAM-dependent methyltransferase, with the translated sequence MAIDSQKVEQLVGKLFGEISAGYSGALVLIGDALGYYKELAKGPLTSSELAEKTKTTERYAREWLSAQAAADYLQYDPAQKKFSISPEQDMIFNNEDSPAYLMGGFYAVSAAYSAVPKLIDAFKTGKGVPWGEQHEHIFCATAKFFRPTYLSQLLQSWIPALEGGIEEKLRKGAKVADVGCGFGTSTVILAKEFPNSHFYGFDAHSPSIEKARDAARQAGLKNVTFEVATAKNYPANDYDLVAMFDCLHDMGDPVGAAAHARKVLNKDGSVIIVEPFAHDHLEQNLNPIGRIYYSASTMFCTPSSLSQEVALGLGAQAGEARMRDVVTKGGFTRFRRAAESPFNIVYEARV